A part of Rattus rattus isolate New Zealand chromosome 4, Rrattus_CSIRO_v1, whole genome shotgun sequence genomic DNA contains:
- the Snap29 gene encoding synaptosomal-associated protein 29 gives MSGYPKSYNPFDDDVEDEDTRPAPWKDARDLPDGPDAPIDRQQYLRQEVLRRAEATAASTSRSLSLMYESEKIGVASSEELVRQRGVLEHTEKMVDKMDQDLKMSQKHINSIKSVFGGFINYFKSKPVEPPPEQNGSIDPQPSSRLKEAINTSKDQESKYQASHPNLRRLHDTELDSVPASTVNAEAYPKNSSLRAYHQKIDSNLDELSVGLGRLKDIALGMQTEIEEQDDILDRLTTKVDKLDVNIKSTEKKVRQL, from the exons atgtctggctatCCTAAAAGCTATAATCCTTTCGACGATGATGTGGAAGACGAGGACACCCGGCCGGCGCCGTGGAAGGACGCCCGCGACCTGCCCGACGGCCCCGACGCGCCTATTGACAGGCAGCAGTACCTGAGACAAGAGGTGTTACGCAGGGCCGAGGCTACTGCTGCCAGCACCAGCAGGTCCTTGTCCCTCATGTATGAATCGGAGAAGATCGGAGTCGCCTCTTCAGAG GAGCTGGTCCGGCAACGAGGAGTCCTAGAACACACGGAGAAGATGGTGGACAAGATGGATCAGGACTTGAAGATGAGTCAGAAACACATCAACAGCATCAAGAGTGTGTTTGGAGGATTCATCAACTACTTCAAATCCAAACCAGTAGAGCCTCCACCTGAGCAGAACGGCAGCATCGACCCCCAGCCCAGCAGCAG attGAAAGAAGCCATAAATACAAGTAAAGATCAGGAAAGCAAGTACCAAGCCAGCCACCCAAACCTCAGAAGGCTACATGATACAG AGCTAGACTCTGTTCCTGCTTCTACTGTGAATGCTGAGGCTTACCCAAAGAACTCAAGCCTCAGAGCTTATCACCAGAAGATTGACAGCAACCTAG ATGAGCTGTCCGTGGGATTGGGCCGCCTAAAGGACATAGCCTTAGGAATGCAGACGGAAATCGAGGAGCAGGACGACATCCTTGACCGGCTAACAACCAAAGTGGACAAGTTAGACGTCAAtataaaaagcacagaaaaaaagGTGCGGCAACTCTAG